The following proteins come from a genomic window of Deinococcus sp. YIM 134068:
- a CDS encoding DUF3208 domain-containing protein: protein MSRPSAHDAQPNGGGRAAVRLLQGYLWHPADADVDLEHYLTHDLDEAHVLWDPVTPPFAFFENGQPTAGQTFYQFTVLRVYDDKPGGDALHADAETASQALNPLLDATPEGVGWQLWEDLREL, encoded by the coding sequence ACGGTGGAGGCCGGGCCGCCGTGCGTCTGCTTCAGGGCTACCTCTGGCACCCGGCGGACGCCGACGTGGACCTCGAACATTACCTGACCCACGACCTCGACGAGGCGCACGTCCTCTGGGACCCGGTAACGCCGCCCTTCGCCTTTTTCGAGAACGGCCAGCCCACCGCCGGGCAGACCTTCTACCAGTTCACGGTCCTGCGCGTGTACGACGACAAACCTGGCGGCGACGCCCTGCACGCGGACGCCGAGACGGCGAGTCAGGCCCTGAACCCGTTGCTGGACGCCACGCCGGAGGGTGTGGGGTGGCAACTGTGGGAGGACTTGCGCGAGCTATGA